One Natator depressus isolate rNatDep1 chromosome 13, rNatDep2.hap1, whole genome shotgun sequence genomic region harbors:
- the PMEPA1 gene encoding protein TMEPAI isoform X3, translated as MMVMVVVITCLLNHYKLSARSFINRHSQGRRRDENLSSEGSLWPSESTVSGNGVTEQQIYTPRPTDRLSVPSFLQRDRFNRFQPTYPYMQHEIDLPPTISLSDGEEPPPYQGPCTLQLRDPEQQMELNRESVRAPPNRTIFDSDLIDNSVFGGPCPPSSNSGISATCYGSNGRMEGPPPTYSEVIGHYPGSTFFQHQQNNSGMPSILEGNRLHHSQINGLESTTAWNKDKEKQKGHPF; from the exons atgatggtgaTGGTGGTCGTTATCACATGTCTGCTGAACCACTACAAACTCTCTGCACGATCCTTCATCAACCGGCACAGTCAAGGAAGACGGAGAGATGAGAACCTATCTTCA GAAGGAAGTCTGTGGCCTTCAGAAAGCACAGTGTCAGGAAATGGAGTAACAGAG CAGCAAATCTACACTCCAAGACCCACAGACAGACTATCAGTTCCATCCTTTTTGCAGAGGGACCGTTTTAATAGATTCCAGCCAACGTACCCCTACATGCAACACGAGATTGATCTCCCACCCACCATCTCCCTATCAGATGGAGAGGAGCCGCCCCCTTACCAGGGACCCTGCACACTACAACTCCGAGATCCAGAGCAGCAAATGGAACTAAACAGAGAATCGGTCCGGGCCCCTCCTAATAGAACCATCTTCGACAGTGACTTGATAGATAATTCAGTGTTTGGAGGGCCTTGCCCACCCAGCAGTAACTCTGGCATCAGCGCGACCTGCTATGGAAGCAATGGTAGAATGGAAGGACCGCCGCCGACCTACAGTGAGGTGATAGGTCACTATCCGGGCTCTACGTTTTTCCAGCACCAGCAGAACAACAGTGGCATGCCCTCGATACTGGAGGGCAATAGACTCCACCATTCACAAATCAATGGCCTCGAGAGCACAACTGCATGGAACAAAGATAAAGAGAAGCAAAAAGGGcatcccttttaa